In the Bacteroidota bacterium genome, one interval contains:
- a CDS encoding response regulator — protein MRILAVEDQPEYLEMLEEVMNAVGHTITIATDGFEALERLQQEKIDVIVSDVKMPNMDGVEFHKRVRAMKEYANTPFIFLTGVKELDSVKEACKADCDLLLQKPFPVDKLLEMFSGQMK, from the coding sequence ATGCGAATTCTCGCTGTCGAAGATCAACCTGAATATCTGGAAATGTTGGAAGAAGTCATGAATGCCGTCGGGCACACAATTACCATTGCCACCGACGGATTTGAAGCACTCGAAAGGCTGCAGCAGGAAAAGATCGATGTGATCGTTTCAGACGTGAAAATGCCGAACATGGACGGCGTTGAATTTCACAAGCGCGTGCGGGCCATGAAAGAGTACGCAAACACGCCTTTCATTTTCCTGACGGGCGTGAAGGAACTGGACTCCGTCAAGGAAGCGTGCAAGGCCGACTGTGACTTGCTGCTTCAGAAGCCGTTTCCGGTGGATAAATTGTTAGAGATGTTCTCAGGTCAGATGAAATGA